A window of Psychroflexus sp. ALD_RP9 contains these coding sequences:
- the neuC gene encoding UDP-N-acetylglucosamine 2-epimerase — protein sequence MRKICVVVTARPSYSRIKTALKAIQKHPDLELQLVVAASALLERYGTAVNYIKADGFKIDAKVFNVLEGENLTAAAKTTGIGILELSSVFENLQPDIVVTVADRFETMATAIAASYMNIPLAHIQGGEVTGNIDEKVRHSITKLADYHLVASKDAKERVLQLGEEANSVFNTGCPSIDLAKEVQSLNKLSFNPYEKYGGVGAHPDLSQSYWVVMQHPVTNEYQNSRKHVETTLEAIRQQVDVPVLWFWPNVDAGSDGTSTGIRAFREKYDLSHVHFFKNMQGNDFLNLLDQSKGLIGNSSVGIRECAYLGVPVINIGSRQNRRQRGENVIDVDYSTEAITEAMQQIEKQSRPASTNIYGNGDAGKNIAQVLAQVELKFHKTIVY from the coding sequence ATGAGAAAAATCTGCGTAGTTGTCACCGCTCGACCATCCTATTCCAGAATTAAAACGGCGCTAAAAGCCATTCAAAAGCATCCTGATTTAGAATTGCAATTAGTGGTAGCGGCTTCTGCTTTGTTAGAGCGTTATGGTACAGCAGTCAATTACATTAAAGCGGATGGGTTTAAAATTGATGCCAAAGTTTTCAACGTCTTAGAAGGCGAAAACCTCACTGCTGCAGCCAAAACCACAGGCATTGGTATTTTAGAGTTGTCTAGTGTGTTTGAAAACTTGCAACCTGACATTGTGGTTACCGTAGCCGATCGCTTTGAAACCATGGCAACGGCTATTGCGGCTTCCTATATGAATATTCCTTTAGCCCATATCCAAGGCGGCGAAGTCACCGGCAACATCGACGAGAAAGTGCGCCATAGCATTACCAAATTAGCCGATTATCATTTGGTGGCATCAAAAGATGCCAAAGAACGTGTACTTCAATTAGGAGAAGAAGCCAATTCCGTCTTTAATACAGGCTGTCCGTCTATCGATTTAGCTAAAGAAGTTCAAAGCTTAAACAAGCTTAGTTTTAATCCCTATGAAAAATATGGTGGTGTAGGAGCGCACCCCGATTTAAGTCAATCCTATTGGGTCGTCATGCAGCATCCCGTAACTAACGAATACCAAAATTCGCGAAAACATGTAGAAACGACCTTAGAAGCTATTCGCCAACAAGTTGATGTTCCTGTGTTGTGGTTTTGGCCCAATGTAGATGCGGGTTCCGATGGTACTTCTACAGGTATACGAGCTTTTAGAGAAAAATATGATTTGAGTCATGTGCATTTCTTTAAAAACATGCAAGGCAATGATTTCTTAAACTTACTGGATCAATCTAAGGGGCTAATCGGTAATTCTTCGGTAGGCATACGTGAGTGCGCTTACTTAGGTGTTCCTGTCATTAATATTGGAAGTCGACAAAATCGCCGCCAACGCGGTGAAAATGTAATTGATGTAGATTACAGCACAGAAGCCATAACCGAAGCCATGCAACAAATTGAAAAGCAGTCTAGACCAGCTTCAACAAATATCTATGGCAATGGAGATGCAGGTAAAAATATTGCCCAGGTTTTAGCTCAAGTAGAGTTGAAGTTTCATAAGACGATTGTTTATTAG